One Camelus ferus isolate YT-003-E chromosome 27, BCGSAC_Cfer_1.0, whole genome shotgun sequence DNA window includes the following coding sequences:
- the MFGE8 gene encoding lactadherin isoform X2, which yields MPGSRLLAALCGALLCASGLFAASGPCFPNPCHNDAECQVINDSHRGDVFTQYICKCPHGHTGIHCEIVCSMPLGMETGAIADSQISASSLHLGFMGLQRWAPELARLHRTGIVNAWTSSNYDRNPWIQVNLLRKMRVTGVVTQGASRAGSAEYLKTFKVAYSVDGRKFQFVQNTEGSGDKVFVGNMDNNGLKVNLFDIPLEVQYVRLVPVICHRGCTLRFELLGCELNGCAEPLGLKDSTIPDKQITASSFYKTWGLSAFSWYPFYARLDNQGKFNAWTAQTNSASEWLQIDLGSLRRVTGIITQGARDFGHIQYVAAYRVAYSDDGENWTEYRDQGAVEGKIFPGNFDNNSHKKNMFETPFLARFVRILPVAWHNRITLRVELLGC from the exons ATGCCAGGCTCCCGTCTGCTGGCCGCGCTCTGCGGCGCGCTCCTCTGCGCCTCGGGACTCTTCGCCGCCTCGG GTCCCTGTTTCCCAAATCCCTGCCACAATGATGCCGAATGCCAGGTGATCAATGACTCACACCGAGGGGATGTCTTCACCCAGTACATTTGCAAGTGCCCTCATGGCCACACAGGCATCCACTGTGAGATAG TCTGTTCCATGCCACTGGGCATGGAGACGGGCGCCATCGCCGACTCCCAGATCTCCGCCTCGTCCCTGCACTTGGGTTTCATGGGTTTGCAGCGCTGGGCCCCGGAGCTGGCCCGCCTGCACCGCACGGGCATCGTCAATGCGTGGACATCCAGCAACTATGACAGAAACCCCTGGATCCAG GTGAACCTGCTGCGGAAGATGCGGGTCACAGGTGTGGTGACGCAGGGTGCCAGCCGCGCAGGCAGTGCCGAGTACCTGAAGACTTTCAAGGTGGCCTATAGTGTCGATGGGCGCAAGTTCCAGTTCGTCCAGAATACAGAGGGCTCAGGAGATAAG GTGTTTGTGGGTAATATGGACAACAACGGCCTGAAGGTCAACCTGTTTGACATCCCTCTGGAGGTGCAGTATGTGAGGCTGGTGCCCGTCATCTGTCACCGGGGCTGCACCCTCCGCTTTGAGCTCCTTGGCTGTGAGTTGAATG GATGCGCCGAACCCCTAGGCCTGAAGGACAGCACCATCCCCGACAAGCAGATCACAGCCTCCAGCTTCTACAAGACCTGGGGCCTGAGTGCCTTTAGCTGGTATCCGTTCTACGCACGGCTGGATAATCAGGGCAAGTTCAACGCCTGGACCGCCCAGACCAACTCTGCCTCTGAGTGGCTGCAG ATTGACCTAGGCTCCCTGAGGCGAGTGACCGGCATCATCACCCAGGGGGCCCGAGACTTTGGCCATATCCAGTATGTGGCAGCCTACAGGGTGGCCTACAGTGATGATGGTGAGAACTGGACTGAATACAGGGACCAGGGGGCTGTGGAAGGCAAG ATCTTCCCTGGCAACTTCGATAATAACTCGCACAAGAAGAACATGTTTGAGACGCCTTTCCTGGCCCGCTTTGTGCGCATCCTGCCCGTGGCCTGGCACAACCGCATCACCCTGCGCGTGGAGCTCCTGGGCTGTTAG
- the MFGE8 gene encoding lactadherin isoform X3 translates to MPGSRLLAALCGALLCASGLFAASVCSMPLGMETGAIADSQISASSLHLGFMGLQRWAPELARLHRTGIVNAWTSSNYDRNPWIQVNLLRKMRVTGVVTQGASRAGSAEYLKTFKVAYSVDGRKFQFVQNTEGSGDKVFVGNMDNNGLKVNLFDIPLEVQYVRLVPVICHRGCTLRFELLGCELNGCAEPLGLKDSTIPDKQITASSFYKTWGLSAFSWYPFYARLDNQGKFNAWTAQTNSASEWLQIDLGSLRRVTGIITQGARDFGHIQYVAAYRVAYSDDGENWTEYRDQGAVEGKIFPGNFDNNSHKKNMFETPFLARFVRILPVAWHNRITLRVELLGC, encoded by the exons ATGCCAGGCTCCCGTCTGCTGGCCGCGCTCTGCGGCGCGCTCCTCTGCGCCTCGGGACTCTTCGCCGCCTCGG TCTGTTCCATGCCACTGGGCATGGAGACGGGCGCCATCGCCGACTCCCAGATCTCCGCCTCGTCCCTGCACTTGGGTTTCATGGGTTTGCAGCGCTGGGCCCCGGAGCTGGCCCGCCTGCACCGCACGGGCATCGTCAATGCGTGGACATCCAGCAACTATGACAGAAACCCCTGGATCCAG GTGAACCTGCTGCGGAAGATGCGGGTCACAGGTGTGGTGACGCAGGGTGCCAGCCGCGCAGGCAGTGCCGAGTACCTGAAGACTTTCAAGGTGGCCTATAGTGTCGATGGGCGCAAGTTCCAGTTCGTCCAGAATACAGAGGGCTCAGGAGATAAG GTGTTTGTGGGTAATATGGACAACAACGGCCTGAAGGTCAACCTGTTTGACATCCCTCTGGAGGTGCAGTATGTGAGGCTGGTGCCCGTCATCTGTCACCGGGGCTGCACCCTCCGCTTTGAGCTCCTTGGCTGTGAGTTGAATG GATGCGCCGAACCCCTAGGCCTGAAGGACAGCACCATCCCCGACAAGCAGATCACAGCCTCCAGCTTCTACAAGACCTGGGGCCTGAGTGCCTTTAGCTGGTATCCGTTCTACGCACGGCTGGATAATCAGGGCAAGTTCAACGCCTGGACCGCCCAGACCAACTCTGCCTCTGAGTGGCTGCAG ATTGACCTAGGCTCCCTGAGGCGAGTGACCGGCATCATCACCCAGGGGGCCCGAGACTTTGGCCATATCCAGTATGTGGCAGCCTACAGGGTGGCCTACAGTGATGATGGTGAGAACTGGACTGAATACAGGGACCAGGGGGCTGTGGAAGGCAAG ATCTTCCCTGGCAACTTCGATAATAACTCGCACAAGAAGAACATGTTTGAGACGCCTTTCCTGGCCCGCTTTGTGCGCATCCTGCCCGTGGCCTGGCACAACCGCATCACCCTGCGCGTGGAGCTCCTGGGCTGTTAG
- the MFGE8 gene encoding lactadherin isoform X1 translates to MPGSRLLAALCGALLCASGLFAASGDFCDSSQCLNGGTCLLDQDKPNFYCLCPEGFTGLICNETEKGPCFPNPCHNDAECQVINDSHRGDVFTQYICKCPHGHTGIHCEIVCSMPLGMETGAIADSQISASSLHLGFMGLQRWAPELARLHRTGIVNAWTSSNYDRNPWIQVNLLRKMRVTGVVTQGASRAGSAEYLKTFKVAYSVDGRKFQFVQNTEGSGDKVFVGNMDNNGLKVNLFDIPLEVQYVRLVPVICHRGCTLRFELLGCELNGCAEPLGLKDSTIPDKQITASSFYKTWGLSAFSWYPFYARLDNQGKFNAWTAQTNSASEWLQIDLGSLRRVTGIITQGARDFGHIQYVAAYRVAYSDDGENWTEYRDQGAVEGKIFPGNFDNNSHKKNMFETPFLARFVRILPVAWHNRITLRVELLGC, encoded by the exons ATGCCAGGCTCCCGTCTGCTGGCCGCGCTCTGCGGCGCGCTCCTCTGCGCCTCGGGACTCTTCGCCGCCTCGG GTGACTTCTGTGACTCCAGCCAGTGCCTGAATGGTGGGACCTGCTTGTTGGACCAGGACAAACCCAACTTCTACTGCCTCTGCCCTGAAGGCTTCACGGGCCTTATATGCAATGAGACTGAGAAAG GTCCCTGTTTCCCAAATCCCTGCCACAATGATGCCGAATGCCAGGTGATCAATGACTCACACCGAGGGGATGTCTTCACCCAGTACATTTGCAAGTGCCCTCATGGCCACACAGGCATCCACTGTGAGATAG TCTGTTCCATGCCACTGGGCATGGAGACGGGCGCCATCGCCGACTCCCAGATCTCCGCCTCGTCCCTGCACTTGGGTTTCATGGGTTTGCAGCGCTGGGCCCCGGAGCTGGCCCGCCTGCACCGCACGGGCATCGTCAATGCGTGGACATCCAGCAACTATGACAGAAACCCCTGGATCCAG GTGAACCTGCTGCGGAAGATGCGGGTCACAGGTGTGGTGACGCAGGGTGCCAGCCGCGCAGGCAGTGCCGAGTACCTGAAGACTTTCAAGGTGGCCTATAGTGTCGATGGGCGCAAGTTCCAGTTCGTCCAGAATACAGAGGGCTCAGGAGATAAG GTGTTTGTGGGTAATATGGACAACAACGGCCTGAAGGTCAACCTGTTTGACATCCCTCTGGAGGTGCAGTATGTGAGGCTGGTGCCCGTCATCTGTCACCGGGGCTGCACCCTCCGCTTTGAGCTCCTTGGCTGTGAGTTGAATG GATGCGCCGAACCCCTAGGCCTGAAGGACAGCACCATCCCCGACAAGCAGATCACAGCCTCCAGCTTCTACAAGACCTGGGGCCTGAGTGCCTTTAGCTGGTATCCGTTCTACGCACGGCTGGATAATCAGGGCAAGTTCAACGCCTGGACCGCCCAGACCAACTCTGCCTCTGAGTGGCTGCAG ATTGACCTAGGCTCCCTGAGGCGAGTGACCGGCATCATCACCCAGGGGGCCCGAGACTTTGGCCATATCCAGTATGTGGCAGCCTACAGGGTGGCCTACAGTGATGATGGTGAGAACTGGACTGAATACAGGGACCAGGGGGCTGTGGAAGGCAAG ATCTTCCCTGGCAACTTCGATAATAACTCGCACAAGAAGAACATGTTTGAGACGCCTTTCCTGGCCCGCTTTGTGCGCATCCTGCCCGTGGCCTGGCACAACCGCATCACCCTGCGCGTGGAGCTCCTGGGCTGTTAG
- the HAPLN3 gene encoding hyaluronan and proteoglycan link protein 3 gives MHLPLPVLLFLLCCVSGLPFYNGFYYSNSPNGRNPSNGHGEGLFNGVKLVVDTPEETLFSHRGANVTLPCHYHYEPDLLSPRPVRIKWWKLSENGALEQDVLVAIGLRHRSFGDYQGRVHLRQEREREVSLEIRDLRLEDYGRYRCEVIDGLEDESGLVELELRGVVFPYQHPHGRYQFNFHEAQQACEEQDAVVASFEQLFRAWEEGLDWCNAGWLQDASVQYPITQARHPCGGPGLAPGVRSYGPRHRRLHRYDVFCFAAALKGQVYYLEHPEKLTLAEAKEACQEDGAQIAKVGQLFAAWKFRGLDRCDAGWLADGSARYPVAHPRPHCGSLEPGIRNFGFPDPQSRKYGVYCYLPR, from the exons ATGCACCTGCCACTCCCGGTCCTGCTGTTCCTGCTGTGCTGCGTCTCAGGACTGCCCTTCTACAATGGCTTCTACTACTCCAACAGTCCCAACGGCCGGAACCCAAGCAATGGCCACGGTGAAG GCCTCTTCAACGGAGTGAAGCTGGTGGTTGACACGCCTGAGGAGACCTTGTTTTCCCACCGAGGGGCCAATGTGACCCTCCCCTGCCACTACCACTACGAGCCAGACCTGCTCTCTCCGCGGCCCGTGCGCATCAAATGGTGGAAGCTGTCGGAGAATGGGGCCCTGGAGCAGGATGTGCTGGTGGCCATCGGGCTGAGGCACCGCTCCTTCGGAGACTACCAAGGCCGAGTGCATCTGCGGCAGGAGAGGGAGCGTGAAGTGTCGCTGGAGATCCGGGACCTGCGGCTGGAGGACTACGGCCGCTATCGCTGTGAGGTCATTGATGGGCTGGAGGATGAGAGCGGCCTGGTGGAGCTGGAGCTGCGGG gtgtgGTCTTTCCTTACCAGCACCCCCACGGGCGCTACCAGTTCAACTTCCATGAGGCCCAGCAGGCCTGCGAGGAACAGGATGCAGTGGTGGCCTCCTTTGAGCAGCTATTccgggcctgggaggagggcctGGACTGGTGCAACGCAGGCTGGCTGCAGGATGCCTCGGTGCAGTACCCCATCACACAGGCCCGACACCCCTGCGGTGGCCCGGGCCTGGCACCGGGCGTGCGCAGCTACGGCCCGCGCCACCGCCGCCTGCACCGCTATGATGTGTTCTGCTTTGCTGCTGCCCTCAAGG GGCAGGTGTACTACCTGGAGCACCCTGAGAAGCTGACACTGGCAGAGGCAAAGGAAGCCTGCCAGGAAGATGGTGCCCAGATCGCCAAGGTGGGTCAGCTCTTTGCTGCCTGGAAGTTCCGTGGCCTGGACCGCTGCGATGCTGGCTGGCTGGCGGATGGCAGCGCCCGCTACCCTGTGGCTCACCCACGTCCCCACTGTGGGTCCCTGGAGCCTGGTATCCGCAACTTCGGTTTCCCAGACCCACAAAGCCGCAAGTATGGTGTCTACTGCTACCTCCCACGCTag